CGTTTCTGCCTGAAGTTCAAAGTGCGGACAGGAAGATTCCCTTCAGAGAGAAAGTTATATACACTGTGATTTCTCTTTTCATATTCTTGGTGTGCAGCCAACTTCCTCTGTATGGCATACATTCCACTACTGGAGGTGATCCTTTCTACTGGATGCGTGCTATTCTTGCATCAAGCCGTGGAACTGTCATGGAGTTGGGTATCACACCCATTGTCACATCTGGACTGGTGATGCAACTCCTGGCTGGGTCCAAAATCATTGAAGTTGACAACAATGTCCGTGAGGACCGTGCGCTGTTGTAAGTCATCAATTTTGTGCTTTTTGCTCACTTTCTTCACATAAAGATCACTCCTTATCTTGGTAATTTATTAATCTGCATTAAAGCATCTTGTTGACTCAATTAAAATGTGTTTCGGCCTCAGAAATGGTGCTCAGAAGCTTCTCGGTATCTTGATTGCTGTCGGCGAGGCTGTTGCTTATGTTCTCTCAGGAATGTATGGAAGTGTTGGTCAGCTTGGAGTTGGGAATGCTATTCTGATTATTCTGCAACTTTGCTTTGCTGGTATAATTGTGATTTGCTTAGATGAGCTGCTTCAAAAGGGTTATGGTCTTGGTTCTGGGATTTCCTTGTTCATTGCTACCAATATCTGGTAAATAACTGAAATTTGATGAGTTTCTTAGTTCGCTGGAATTACTAGTACTAATACTTCTGCAAATTAGCTGTTGGCAATGCTAAACTTTTTACTTacatttgtagtgaaaatatCATCTGGAAAGCATTCAGCCCTACCACTATCAATAGTGGTAGAGGTGCTGAGTTTGAAGGTGCTGTCATTGCGTTGTTCCATTTGCTTATAACCAGAACAGACAAAGTTCGTGCACTTCGAGAGGCATTTTACCGCCAGAATCTTCCAAACGTAACCAATCTTCTTGCTACTATATTGATCTTCCTCATCGTGATATATTTCCAAGGTTTTAGAGTGGTGTTGCCCGTGAGATCTAAAAATGCCCGTGGACAACAAGGCTCTTACCCAATTAAACTATTCTATACCTCCAACATGCCCATTATTCTTCAGTCTGCCCTTGTATCCAATCTTTACTTCATTTCCCAGGTAATCCTACTTCTTGTTACTGAATTTCTATTTTTCCACATTGCCTCTCTTGAACTCATTTCATGATCTATACTGGCCTTCATGCAGTTGTTATACAAGAAATATGGTGGAAATTTCTTGGTCAACTTGTTGGGCATATGGAAGGAATCTGAGTATTCAGGCCAATCAATTCCGGTTGGCGGGCTTGCTTACTATGTTACTGCTCCGTCAAGGTAACTTTTTTAATCATCAAGACTACCTTTTCTATGGCCATCAATTTATTGAGTTTAAGGTCATATGAAGCCATAAACAGAGTTATTTTCCGTCCCACTCAATTtgtgagatttatttttatGCAAGTGCATATTAATCTTTTTATTCTCCACCATCTCTTCCCAGCTTAGCAGACGTGGCAGCAAATCCTTTCCATGCACTTTTCTACATAGTATTCATGCTGTCTGCGTGTGCCTTGTTCTCCAAGACCTGGATTGAAGTTTCCGGATCCTCTGCCAAAGATGTTGCCAAGCAGCTCAAGGCAAGATGTTTTTGTTAAATTCTGAACTCAGTAGAGATAGCATATCAGCGGTCCTCAGTGAAATGCTTCTTTTAAAGTTCAATTTTGCTTAATACTGCAATCTCAGATTTCAATTCTGTGCAATTTTTGCTCAATGATCAGTTGTCGGGTGTCATGTACTTGTTGCTTTACAGAATAAAGTTTACTACTCATTCCCATTTCATTATGGTGGGAATTCCATGAATCCCAGAAGAGGTGACTTACTGATATTATCCTGTTGCTGATATTCTGCAGGAGCAACAAATGGTTATGCCTGGACACAGGGATTCCAATTTGCAGAAGGAGTTGAACCGCTATATTCCAACCGCTGCAGCTTTTGGAGGAATGTGCATTGGTGCATTGACTGTGTTGGCAGATTTCATGGGCGCCATCGGTTCAGGGACCGGAATTCTTCTTGCAGTGACGATCATCTATCAGTATTTTGAGACCTTTGAGAAGGAGAAAGCAAGCGAGCTTGGTTTCTTCGGATTTTGATCCAAGAGGCGAGCTTTCCATACTTCTCAACCGCTACGGATAGTTTTACGTACTGCACAAAGAGCTTACAGATGACAACATATTTGAAACAAATGTGCCTAGAAACCGTACTAGTTGTTGTAGTCTTTCCTGTCCGAGGACACGAGATTTCATTGCGAAGATGCGCCTAGGTTTTTTCTACAGTTTTTGTATTAGCTTGAAACCTTCCGAGCCTTGCTAATAGTTGAGGTTCTAAGTTTATTTCAATCATCTTTCCATGTTTTTCTTAAATGCTTCTTCGCAGCTTGTTTCTTAGTAgttgtggtttttttttttttttgtgtattGCTGCGATCTTGATCTCTCTAATTTTGGTGATTTCACCAATTTTCTTGAACTTGCTAGTTTCCTcacaataaaacaaaaataataaaagaaaaagaaaatgaaataccATTAACTATAAATGTAAGTTCCATTTTATCAGTATCTAAACTGATGAGATACTTATTGTTGGTGGAAAGCATGCCGAGAAAGTAAGACGTGTGGATTCAATGGTTATTGAGTagtctttgtgtgtgtgtgtgtgtgtgtgtttagggATTAAACAGAAACACGATGGACCAATAGCTCTCTTTCTATTTATGATATCTTCCACTAATCGCATAAACAATCATGTCAGAAACAATCCATCTCATTATTTTCGATGTCGCCCAATCAGATTTACCCCCTTGTCAAATTTGCCcatgttaaaaagaaaaagaaaaaaagaacttAGATAAACAGCTGAAACACCATAGTGAGTTTTCATTTTTAATCTCTTTTTCACTCCCTACTTCACTTTTCTCCAttagaatataaaatgaaacaagacccccaaaaaaaaaaattgagaaaacaAAATGCATGTCTCGCTTCTCATCGCATACCATCCCACTAAAGATTGGAGTGAAGTGAGGATGTTGTGCCCTTTTCGTGTAAGCTCAAGCGTGCGTGTTAACATGATTAAGTATTATAAAAACTTCAAATGCAATTTCTAGCTACTCACTTACTAAGTAGTGTGTATCTTTAAAAAATCTGTTTTGTGTTTAATCATAgcttcatcaaaattaaaaccATTTATGCAATTATTTGCATATATACTTGGTTTGTGTGTATATAGACTATTGCTTGACGTGAAATCAAAATGACCAACCATGGGTGTAGAAGAAGCCGGGTATATATTATGAtgattattatgattatgattgcAAATGTTGGCAGTAGACTTGATTCTCAAGTTAAGTAGATGTAATTGTAATCAGTCTTATTAATTTGTAACATGGTAGGCCCCTTTGACTTGGATTAATCAAGCATGTACAAATGATTACCCACAATAATTAATCTACAATTAGAATTTTCAGCTACTACTATTTATGATATACGAATAACTTAGATGTGGAAATTGTTTTAACAAGTTGTGAAAATGCCAAGAAGTATTAATGgaacttataaatttataattaaagaaAATGGGTTGGGGGTGTCAATAGCTATTTGCCTATTCATTTTAGTTAGCAAATCCGAATGACGCGAATCATTTTATAACTATACAAAAAATGGAGCAAATAAAGTATTGAaagaatttaaatttattaatttcaattaaattggCAACGAAATGTATCTCCCGAAAGCATATTGATTTGGAGTAATGATGAAGGAGCGTTGAGTCTTAATTTATACAAAAGGAAGATAAAACAATGATGCGTATTCATTGGTTCATAAGCCATGCCATGCCACACAATTTTAATaccttttttttcaattacaaAACTATCACTACTTTTAGTAACATTATCAAACataatttgtttattaatttattactgcCTTCTTTTCTATTTCATTTGACTTATGATCATTGATGTATTTACGTTTCAAATAATCATTCTACACTATATTAAACATGATCACACGCGCTTTAATGTTATAATAATCTTATCAATATCATCTATAATAACTGGGccgaaaaaaagaataaatagaaTCGATTTGGATGGAAGAAGTATTTAAAAAGCACAAATTCAACAACGATTATTATAGataataatataagtattttattTAACCAGGATCGCTATGTTATATGTAAACTTGAAGTGAAATTCCGTTAATCCCGTATGTAAGTATTATAGTAAGAGTgcatatttagtttaatttattttatttaaccaGAATCGTCATGTCGTTATAagtaaatttgaagtaaaattTGGTGAAAGTGTCTGTTTCATTTCATGTTTATTTCTATGTTGTTATCTCTTTGGGATTTGAACCTTAAAACTAGCTAGACCCTTTAGCAATAAAGTGGGGCCTTCAAATCCAAAGTAAATAAAACCCAAAAAAGTGCTTCAAGTGTAATCTAAGGATGCGGACAGGAAAGATcgcaattaattaattaatgtaataacactaaaattcaaaaataaaataaaattgggaCATGaccatattttctctttttagcatcaatcactttatctatataattttaCGATCAATTCAATCACAATTACTAATTTTCGCTTTACATATACTatctgttaattttttttttaaattcgtgtCATCTCCGAGTGATACTTTTTTATGGTAAGGATGTAGTATAATATTCTTGCTACTACTATTGTTCTTTTCTTTGTGTAGTTTATGAACTACCTCGAAGAAGTAAATTTGAATATGCATAAATCTTGAAACATGGTTCCGATAATTGAATCCacctttttatttaaattatttatttaacatCCTTAATTTCCTTTGGTTTTCTTCGAGCCAAACAAATTGGACTGCTCAAGATTTGAGGAGATCCAAcgacaactatatatatataaaaaatggaaGCTTTTTGCCATGAAACCTGTCCTCGAATGTCTGTAGCTTTCTTCTGAAAAAGAAATGATAATAATAAGAAATGGGCCATTTTTTctgaccaaaaagaaaaaggtgtGTATACACTACGTGATGCATCGCTTTCATTCATTGTCACTTGTATAAATACGTGCATGAACACTACAATTACTATTGGATCTTGTTTCTGTATTTTTTTCATTctgtttttgttcttttttcctcaaataattattgtttaattaatttgtgcTCGATCTTAATTTCCTCATATCGCAGAAATTATCACTAGCTACAGATTTTTTGCTATACTTGGTTCTAGATGTGAACTGATGTCTCCAACCAGTGCTTCTTTTCTGCACTATTATAAATCgtagattttatttttcatctaaTTACAATAAATTTTACTTATTAATCAAGAATCAACTAAGTAAAAGAGTATCATTTCTTTAtactatttatgtaatttatcaaaaaaataaatatatatgcacTATTCGAATGCTAAAATTATTGTATACTAGTGCACAACATTGAAGATGCCCTTAATAGGTACATATTTAAGCGAGAAAGAgttgctattttattttaaataaaacaagAACGTATTTTTACTATAGGTGTCGAATCACGAATTGGATgattatttttcaatataaaGTTTTGTAAGAACTACTACAGTTACTACAAAATATTACTCCAAGTTAGTGGATGTGTTAAGATCTTACTAATTTGATAGTCAAACTCATCAATTcgtacataaaataaaactaatgcTTACAAGGTGCAATTTTAAACTTTATcttgaaaaggaaaaaggaaaaatatgcTACAAAATATTTGGCGAAAATATGCACCTACTTTTAAATGAATATTTTCATTTTGGGTGGAGAGAAACAGTAGTACTATGATAATAATGGTGATAGATGGCATTATATTTGTGGAATCGACAAATAAAATATCGTTGTTGCCAGTTAGCAATAGAATGACAGGTACATGGATTCCTAAACTTTCTTTGAATTATATGGTCCCTTTTAATGTCAAGATTGCTGTGAGCTATCTTCCACTCCCATTCTTTCCCAATAATTATCGACATCTCATCTCTCCTATTATGCCAAAACTAATTGATCGAGTTCCTATATAACGTTTTCTTAAGCCACAatcttgttttatttaattatgttctaTATTTATTATGGCCCATCACTGTAATTTAATTCAAACCCCattattcactaaaataaaTCCCACCTAATTATAATTACTAAAATTTGTATCATATTTTCCTAGGACTATTTTTGTTGAATAGGTAAATTATATCTTAATACatgatattaaaataaataaatctccCCATCCCCATTCGAAAAGAAATGATATAAAAATTCGAGGTGAAACAAAAAACACAAGAATGGTATTGGTAATAATAATGTCTTGTTATGCGCGCATGCAATGCACATATCCTTAATTTATTTCCCGCCATTTGCATCTAATTCCACTCAAATGAAACCaaccaattctctctctctctctctcgctctctctctctctctcgctttaTTTCCTTCTTTTCCCCAAATGAAACCCAATCCATGAATTGATCTCTCAGAAGCTCCTCTAATGGAACCAGCAGCCCGGCCCCGCAGCAGAATCGCCAAAACATTTTCAAGAGTCATCAGCCTCAAATCCGGCTCAAGACACCGCTCCAACCCAGGATTCTGCCTCTTGATCCCTCAAGACAAGCTCCGATGCTGCGAGTCGCATCAATTCGAGGCCGAGGATGCCGACGAAGCCAAGGAGGACTGCAGGAACCGCGCCGCCATGGAAGCCTTCGTCGCCAAGCTCTTCGCCACCATCTCCACCGCTAAGGCCGCCTACGCCGAGCTCCAAATGGCCCAGTTCCCCTACAACGGCGACGCCATCCAGTGCGCCGATCAATCCGTCGTCGACCAGCTCAAGGCGCTCTCCGAGCTCAAATACGCTTACTTGAAGAAACAGATCGATTCGTCGCCGCCGCACGTCACGCTCATGCTGGCGGAGATCCAGGAGCAGCAGTCGCTCATGAAGACCTACGAGATCACCATGAAGAAAATGCGGGCCGAGATCGACGCCAAGGAGGCCCGAATCGCCTCGCTGCAGCAGCAGCTGCGAGAATCCGTCGACAGCAACAAGTCGctcgagaagaagatgaatgCCAGCGGATCTTTCTCGATTCTCGACGGCGTTAGATTCTCCGACGTCAGCCCCAAAGACTTCATACTGGTTTTGCACTACTCGTTGAGATCGGTTCGCGCCTTCGTCAAGCTCCTGATTCGGGAGATGGAGTCTGCGAATTGGGATATCGACGCCGCCGCGAACGCGATCCACCACGACGTCGTTTTCGGGAAGAGGGACCATAAAGCCTTCGCGTTCGAATCGTTTGTTTGCAGAGAGATTCTCTCCGGTTTCAACGATCCCGCCTTCGCCGTCCAAGGCGGCGATCAGTCCGCTCCCGGGGAGACACGTCAGCGCCGCGCCTTCTTCTTCGATCAATTTAGGGTTTTGCGGTCGGCGAGTGCGATCCATTTCGTGAAACAGAGCCCTAATTCGTTGTTCGGGAAATTCCTGAAATCCAAGTACCTTCAATTGGTGCACCCGAAGATGGAGTTCTCGTTCTCCGGCAATCTGAACCAGAGAAAAATGGTGAATTCCGGCGAGTTCCCGGAAACGGAATTCTTCAAGGCGTTTGCTGAGATGGGGAGGAGGGTTTGGCTGCTGCATAGCTTGTCGTTCTCGTTTGACCGCGAGGTCAGCGCGTTTCAGGTGAATCGCAATTCCAAGTTTTCCGAAGTGTACATGGAGAGCGTGACGGATGAGGTTTTCGCCGCCGCGGACGGCGCGGTCAGGGTGGCTTTCACGGTGGTTCCTGGCTTCAAGGTCGGGCAGACGGTGGTGCAGAGCCAGGTGTATCTGTTCCCGCCGGCAAAAAGTTAGTTTCGGGCACGCGCCGCCGTGAAGGGATAGTGGGGTCTCAAAATCTTGAAATTGGATCCTCTCTGCACCATTCGGATTTTGTCTTTTCAGGATAACGACGTGACAGTAAATGGTTTTAGGAGGATCCCTTTTCAAGAACCAAATAAAGGGGCGGAGCGGCCCAGTTGCGGCGGCGCGTGGGAGTAGAGAGACAGCATTAAAGCGAGGGCCCGCAGATGGAGTGGCTCTTGGAGCGTAGCAAATGGCGGGAAGGGGGGCGGTGGAGACGGTGGGGGCGGCGGGAGGCTAGCTTCGGTTTTGGTGCACAAAAAGTAGAGAATAGGGGCCCTCCGGTTCGGCCGGATGATTATATTTTGGTAGTGCTCACCGGTTTTTCATTATTGTTTTTGTTCTTTTATCATGTAAAATCAAAGGAAAAGACAGATCACAGGTGTATGGAATAATTAATCTGTTGTATATAACTATTCAAACTATAGACAGTTTACATAATTAGATAGAACATCATTATGGAGTATTTCTCAATTACGTATTCTCTATCTTTCcttttgttggaaattggttgtgagtaaccaatgtttgataattttcgagtaccgaaaatatttaatttagcataattaaatgggacaggatcgatctacgttccgagtagatgatcgtagtatatttatttactcaaaaccgatttccggtgagtgagaaataattgtttaaagttgggtacttgaaacatggagttgtgggaaaagataagcattaaataagatttaatacttatcccacatcggaatgtggatcacatttattacagtataaaagctattacatcacaggatgtaataaaactgtgtgcacacgtgacgggttgcacagcccacacgcgcgcgccgcccgcccggcccggccccggccccgtcgcccggCCCCGGTTCCGGCCCGTCCCGTCCCCGTCACCCGACgcgcggccgtggacttggatcttggcaattggtctttgggtggtctttgggctggcctttgggcctaccctaggcccacatcgatccttatctttttggaccaacgaaaaCTTGGTTCGAAGGGGACGAGGCCCAACTCGGTTGGGCCTACGCGCATGCACACGAAGCCCACTCGGGCGTGGCccgggaggacccttggtctcccaggaagcttccACATAATTGCAGGGCTGTTACACATCTGTAACCGCCGTCGGAGGATTCATGGCAGGATTCAAACAGCAGGGCTGTTACGTCCGTTACTGCTGTAACCCCCGACACCTTATGAATACCATCAATGGTATTAatccccctattgatgtggactgtgcctatatataggacagcctccatgcatcataGCACATACCTGAAAACAAGCATTACACTCTCACTCTGCATCGTaaagttctgttctcgcctcgttccagttcgccggagctcgttggtgtgcggtgctgctacctacgagacgaagctgtttcatctttggggacgacacgccaaaccgagagcactaccggggcgtatctcgtcttgcggacagaggaccctcctcgactcggctgccTTTCCTGGTTTATTAGATTGTAATTTTCAATACAGTTTTTTCCCCTTGTATTCTCATCTCCTACATTTCTGTGTTACATTGTACTACGCCCGCaagcttatattccaacaatcgcaagacgagataagctTGCAACGTGGGAGTTTTGAACTTGTAAACTGAACTTAAAAACTTTCGAAACCTAATACCTTTGCTGGAGATGTCGACCGGTCCTGCGAACTCCACCGAGGCTTCCAACGCCGTTGCCGCTGCCAACGCTGCTGCctctgccgccgctgctgccgccaCCTCCGCCGTGGCCGCATCAACCGTGGCACCCGCCACCTCTGTCGCTGCTGCATCCATCTTTAGTGGTGGATATTTTGGTGGTCCAACACCGCTACCTTTCTTGTTTGGTGCTAACCAAACGACTCTTGGAGGAGTTAGTTCCGTGCAAGGAACGGTTGGCCAAACCTCGTTTGGATCAACGGTTGGTCCCACTTCGAGTGGTTCCGTGGGGTCCACTTTTGGACGAACGGTTGGGGCCTTCGGGACCAACGTGGTGAGCTATGGCAACATAGCGGGTTCGGTGCCAATGCAGCCCCCGAGGGCAAATGCAACAGCCGAAAAGCCACCTaagtttggtgggtcacacttcaAAATGTGGCAGCACAAGATGATGTTCTACATCACGACTTTGGGCTTGGTCGATTTCCTATGGGAAGACGAGCCACCTGCGCCGGCGGATAACGAGACCAGTTTCTGGGTGCATACCGCGTATGATGATTGGCGCTATGGCGACTATCTTTGTAAACATTTTATTTTAGAAGGTTTAGAAGATAGTTTATACAATGTATACGCCAATGTAAAGACCTCCAAACCACTTTGGCAGGCACTAGAGAACAAGTATCGTAATGATGATGTAATAGCTAAGTTCTTAGACTTTAAGATGATCGATGGTAGATCGATCATGGATCAAGTGCAAGAATTCCAACTTATCTTGCATGAGTTGGAATCCGAAGGGATGAAAATGCCCGAAGCTTTCATCACTGCGGCGGTCATTGAGATGCTACCGCCAAGCTGGATTGACTTCAAGAGCTACCTTATGCAAAACAAAGAGGAGATGACTCTTGAAGATCTCATGGTCAAGCTGCGCCTAGAATTTGATGTGAGGGAATGTATGACCAAGGTCAAAAACTCACCTCAAATCAAAGGCAACTTGTTGGAGAAAGACGGTCCCTCCAACAACAAGCGTGCTCGCCCAAATGCCAAGGACAAGGGCAAAGCAAAAATGAAGGATTGCTACAACTGTGGCAAACCGGGTCACTTGGCAAAAGACTGCTACAAGCTCAAAAAGAAGAAGGCGAGACGTGATATCATTGTCATTGAGTAGAAGTTGATCAAGGCAACTTGGTAGCTTAGACTAGAGCTTGAGTCCAAGTTGTTAAAATCATTGTTTAGATAGCACTTTGGTGGAGCATAGCCAATGAGCTTATCTaactcaataataataagaatgagTTTATTTCTTATCTATTTGAGTGTTGTGATTTATAGCATTGtagacatgttaatctaaatgcgataaaaagattagtaaatatggatttactaaaaataaacgagTTTAACACTCAAAGCAAATgtcaaatttgtgttgaagcaaaaatgacgAAGTCTCCGTCTCACTCCGTGGAAAGGAGCACTAAACCTTTAGAACTAATCCACACCGACGTGTGTGatctaaagtttgtgcaaactcgaggtggtaagaagtactttatcacttttattgatgactgcacaaggtattgctatctttatcttctaagaagtaaagatgaggctattgaagctttcaagaacttcaaaacagaagccgagaatcaacttggtagtcgaattaagatggttcgaagtgatagaggggGAGGATATGTTGCTCCGTTTGAGGAATTATGCAACGctagtggtataatacatcaaacaactgctccatattcacctcaatctaatggtgttgctgaacgcaagaatcgaactcttaaggagatgatgaatgccatgttgattagttctgggttaccccagaacatgtggggggaggcTGTTCTATCAGCCAACTATATCCTCAATAAAATACCGCTCAAGGGGAGGGACGTCACTCCCTATGAGTTGTGGAAAGGCAGAAAGCCCTCATACAAATACcttaaagtgtgggggtgtttagccaaggtacaaGTGCCTCCACCCAAACAAGTCACAATCGGTCCTAAAACAATTGATTGTATCTTTATTGGGTATGCACTAAACAGCAATGCACATCGTTTTTTGGTTCACAAGTCAGACATTCCAACAATGACTGTAGGAATGacgatggaatcaaataacgctGTTTATTTTGAGAATATCTTTCCTTGTAAAGACAATGGAAAAGAAGAAGCTAGTACAAGCAACGATACTAGACAAGAAGCTACTAGTTCTGAACCTGTTGAGACAGTGCCCGAATCGCGAAAGCTACCAGGCCCTGACCTTGAAGTGTCAGAACCAAGACGTAGTAAACGAGGCAGGATTGCCAAGGACTTTGGTCCAGAATATATCGCCTTCATACTAGATGAAGAACCTTCATCTATCAAAGTGGCGTTCTCTAGACCAGACGGACTACTCTGGAGGGAAGCAGTCCAGAGTGAAAttgattcaatcatgcaaaaccacacttgggtgttggttgatttacccgaaggttgtaaacccttaggatgtaaatggatcctaaaaaggaaatataaagctgatggatcaatagacaagtataaagcgcgcttagtcgttaaaggatttaagcagcgtgaggggtacgattttttcgatacctattcaccagtgacgaggattacatctattcgagtgcttctcgcgattgcagctctgcacaatcttgagattcatcaaatggatgttaaaactgcgttcttaaacggtgatctagaagaagaagtctatatggaacaacctgaagggtttgtagtacctggacaaGAGAAAAAGGTATGCAAGCTAGTAAAGTCTCTCTATGGACTAAAACAAGCGCCGCTGCAATGgcacttgaaatttgacaatgtcatgttgtcaaatggcttcaaaatcaacga
The genomic region above belongs to Salvia miltiorrhiza cultivar Shanhuang (shh) chromosome 5, IMPLAD_Smil_shh, whole genome shotgun sequence and contains:
- the LOC130985262 gene encoding uncharacterized protein LOC130985262 — its product is MGGGFRVLHLVKPFLSFLPEVQSADRKIPFREKVIYTVISLFIFLVCSQLPLYGIHSTTGGDPFYWMRAILASSRGTVMELGITPIVTSGLVMQLLAGSKIIEVDNNVREDRALLNGAQKLLGILIAVGEAVAYVLSGMYGSVGQLGVGNAILIILQLCFAGIIVICLDELLQKGYGLGSGISLFIATNICENIIWKAFSPTTINSGRGAEFEGAVIALFHLLITRTDKVRALREAFYRQNLPNVTNLLATILIFLIVIYFQGFRVVLPVRSKNARGQQGSYPIKLFYTSNMPIILQSALVSNLYFISQLLYKKYGGNFLVNLLGIWKESEYSGQSIPVGGLAYYVTAPSSLADVAANPFHALFYIVFMLSACALFSKTWIEVSGSSAKDVAKQLKEQQMVMPGHRDSNLQKELNRYIPTAAAFGGMCIGALTVLADFMGAIGSGTGILLAVTIIYQYFETFEKEKASELGFFGF
- the LOC130985269 gene encoding protein GRAVITROPIC IN THE LIGHT 1-like, whose translation is MEPAARPRSRIAKTFSRVISLKSGSRHRSNPGFCLLIPQDKLRCCESHQFEAEDADEAKEDCRNRAAMEAFVAKLFATISTAKAAYAELQMAQFPYNGDAIQCADQSVVDQLKALSELKYAYLKKQIDSSPPHVTLMLAEIQEQQSLMKTYEITMKKMRAEIDAKEARIASLQQQLRESVDSNKSLEKKMNASGSFSILDGVRFSDVSPKDFILVLHYSLRSVRAFVKLLIREMESANWDIDAAANAIHHDVVFGKRDHKAFAFESFVCREILSGFNDPAFAVQGGDQSAPGETRQRRAFFFDQFRVLRSASAIHFVKQSPNSLFGKFLKSKYLQLVHPKMEFSFSGNLNQRKMVNSGEFPETEFFKAFAEMGRRVWLLHSLSFSFDREVSAFQVNRNSKFSEVYMESVTDEVFAAADGAVRVAFTVVPGFKVGQTVVQSQVYLFPPAKS